The Verrucomicrobium spinosum DSM 4136 = JCM 18804 genome includes a region encoding these proteins:
- a CDS encoding ester cyclase: MPLRALATRWYHEVWNERNPDAIRALLAPDAVGHTEGGDMRGPEEFIAMFHRPFLGAFPDIKVSVDDVIALDSDAVVRWSAVGTHTGDDLGIPASGRKVTIHGMSWLKYKDGLIIEGWDHWNFNGLVTALTGGSGCATIQVEAGC; the protein is encoded by the coding sequence ATGCCCCTTCGAGCCCTTGCCACCCGCTGGTACCACGAAGTCTGGAATGAGCGCAATCCCGATGCGATTCGTGCCCTGCTGGCCCCGGACGCCGTGGGACACACCGAAGGCGGCGACATGAGGGGCCCCGAGGAGTTCATCGCGATGTTTCACCGCCCGTTTCTGGGTGCATTCCCAGACATCAAGGTCTCAGTGGACGATGTCATTGCCCTGGACTCCGATGCCGTCGTCCGCTGGTCCGCCGTGGGCACCCATACGGGCGATGACTTGGGCATCCCCGCCAGTGGACGGAAAGTGACCATCCACGGCATGTCCTGGCTCAAGTACAAAGACGGCCTCATCATCGAAGGCTGGGATCACTGGAACTTCAATGGACTGGTCACCGCCCTGACAGGGGGGTCTGGATGCGCCACCATCCAGGTGGAGGCCGGCTGCTGA
- a CDS encoding ROK family protein, which translates to MKSDLIAAIEAGGTKFNCAVGTGPDDIRMRTRIETTDPTETLREVFAFLDQASKQVGRFSAIGVGSFGPVDLNRGSDTYGYITTTPKPGWKYTDLLGSLGEIFHVPVGFDTDVNAAALGEYTWGHGRACEPLIYITVGTGIGGGVLINGKPLHGALHPEIGHLLIPAIMSDAPEPDGICPYHGSCLEGLISGPAIAARWGFPADTFAPDHACWGEFSTLMALGLSNLILTLSPQRIILGGGVMHQYHLFPMIREEVQRLLNGYIQTRELIEDIESYITSPGLGDDSGLLGAMALGIQAQQ; encoded by the coding sequence ATGAAGTCTGATCTGATCGCCGCCATCGAAGCCGGAGGAACCAAGTTCAATTGCGCGGTCGGAACCGGACCCGATGACATCCGCATGCGCACGCGCATCGAGACCACGGATCCCACCGAAACCTTGCGCGAGGTCTTTGCTTTCCTGGACCAGGCATCCAAGCAGGTGGGCAGGTTCAGCGCCATCGGCGTTGGCTCCTTTGGCCCGGTGGATCTGAACCGCGGCAGTGATACCTACGGCTACATCACCACCACGCCCAAACCCGGCTGGAAATACACGGACCTGCTCGGATCCCTGGGTGAGATCTTCCACGTCCCCGTCGGGTTTGACACGGATGTGAACGCCGCCGCGCTGGGCGAGTACACCTGGGGGCATGGCCGCGCCTGTGAGCCGCTCATCTACATCACCGTCGGCACCGGGATCGGTGGTGGCGTGCTCATCAATGGCAAGCCCCTGCATGGTGCCCTGCACCCGGAGATTGGCCATCTGCTCATTCCGGCCATCATGTCCGACGCCCCCGAACCCGATGGCATCTGCCCCTACCACGGCAGCTGCCTGGAAGGGCTCATCAGCGGGCCCGCCATCGCCGCCCGCTGGGGATTCCCGGCAGACACTTTCGCCCCCGATCATGCCTGCTGGGGCGAGTTTTCCACCCTCATGGCTCTGGGCCTTTCGAACCTGATCCTCACCCTCTCCCCCCAGCGCATCATCCTGGGCGGCGGCGTCATGCACCAGTACCACCTTTTCCCCATGATCCGGGAGGAGGTGCAGCGCCTGCTGAATGGCTACATCCAGACCCGCGAGTTGATCGAGGACATTGAGAGCTACATCACCTCTCCTGGATTGGGTGACGACTCAGGATTGCTCGGTGCCATGGCCCTGGGCATACAGGCCCAGCAGTAG
- a CDS encoding glycosyltransferase family 2 protein → MRASVVIPTFNRSQSLTHCLDHLSREMALRQDCEVLVVDDGSQDDTAAVCRSRQNVILVQQSNQGAGAARNHGARLARGHCILFLDDDCLARPGWFDEMLRTCEADDRSLVGGQVVNALVHNPFAEASQTLLDYVDRYYNPAGAGARFVTSSNLALARHRFWETGGFDPSYAGMGAEDRDFCSRWLAGGGKIHVARQAVVDHAHHMDLLGFCRQHYAYGKGARQFHRAKQGPARGLEPAGYYAGMLTHPLLSPGGWRGLRLSLLIILSQIMSTVGYAWQGRGRNA, encoded by the coding sequence ATGCGAGCTTCCGTCGTCATCCCCACCTTCAACCGCTCGCAGTCCCTCACCCATTGCCTCGACCATTTGAGCCGTGAAATGGCACTGCGACAGGACTGCGAAGTCCTGGTGGTGGACGATGGCTCCCAAGATGATACAGCGGCTGTTTGCAGGTCGCGGCAAAATGTGATCCTCGTGCAACAGTCGAACCAAGGAGCCGGAGCCGCCAGAAACCACGGGGCAAGGCTGGCACGAGGCCACTGCATCCTGTTTCTGGATGACGACTGCCTGGCACGGCCTGGCTGGTTTGATGAAATGCTCCGCACCTGCGAGGCGGATGATCGCTCCCTGGTGGGTGGACAGGTGGTGAATGCCCTGGTACACAACCCTTTTGCCGAAGCGAGCCAGACGCTCCTGGACTACGTGGATCGATACTACAACCCAGCAGGGGCAGGAGCCAGGTTTGTCACTTCCTCAAACCTCGCTCTGGCCCGCCACCGCTTCTGGGAAACAGGCGGCTTTGACCCTTCCTACGCTGGGATGGGGGCCGAGGACCGGGATTTTTGCTCACGGTGGCTTGCCGGTGGCGGAAAGATCCACGTGGCCCGGCAGGCAGTGGTGGACCATGCCCATCATATGGACCTGCTAGGCTTCTGCCGCCAGCACTATGCCTATGGCAAAGGAGCCCGGCAGTTTCACAGGGCAAAACAAGGGCCTGCCAGAGGCCTTGAACCGGCAGGCTACTATGCTGGCATGCTTACCCACCCTCTCCTGTCCCCTGGGGGATGGAGGGGCCTGCGCCTTTCATTGCTGATCATCCTCTCCCAAATCATGTCCACCGTGGGCTACGCCTGGCAAGGGCGTGGACGCAACGCCTGA
- a CDS encoding glycosyltransferase family 2 protein → MLPHVTIIITQRDTYALSVTSLENVLRHTPCPVNLIYVDGGSPPKVQNALRRLSTHWGFQLLREDRILAPNEAKCMALPFIKTEFAAFLDNDVLVHPGWLQALIAAAEETGAGAVAPLYLEKMGPVEKLHMLGGQCRILEGGGHRKIVVSHDQRKGDPPSTTGGRWRTEHIEMHALLVRNSLLQRLPLFDPQIPSIPENADFCLTLLAAGEAIWIEPKARVTVLLPEVVHKEDIAFYLTRWSDDWIQRGINRFIGKWRLQGAQPVLQSQQRWAVAHRMVAYPDSLHRRLGIKSDSILNRRILAPLERYWWKR, encoded by the coding sequence ATGCTGCCCCATGTAACAATCATCATCACCCAACGCGACACCTACGCTCTGAGTGTGACCAGTCTGGAAAATGTGCTGCGCCACACTCCTTGTCCGGTAAACCTCATCTATGTGGACGGGGGCTCGCCCCCAAAGGTGCAGAACGCTTTACGACGGCTTTCCACCCACTGGGGGTTTCAGCTGCTGCGCGAGGATCGAATTCTGGCGCCCAACGAAGCCAAATGCATGGCTCTCCCTTTCATTAAAACCGAGTTCGCGGCCTTTCTCGACAATGATGTGCTGGTTCATCCTGGCTGGCTGCAGGCGTTAATAGCTGCTGCCGAAGAGACCGGAGCCGGGGCCGTGGCACCGCTCTATCTCGAAAAGATGGGGCCAGTGGAAAAACTGCACATGCTGGGCGGCCAGTGCCGGATCCTCGAAGGCGGCGGACACCGGAAGATCGTGGTATCTCACGATCAAAGAAAAGGGGATCCACCCTCTACCACCGGCGGGCGGTGGCGCACGGAACACATAGAAATGCACGCCCTCCTCGTGCGCAACTCGCTCCTGCAACGCTTGCCCCTTTTTGACCCGCAGATTCCCAGCATCCCGGAGAATGCCGACTTCTGCCTCACACTGCTGGCCGCGGGTGAAGCGATCTGGATTGAGCCCAAAGCCCGGGTGACGGTGCTTCTGCCTGAGGTCGTGCATAAGGAGGACATTGCCTTTTACCTCACGCGCTGGAGTGATGACTGGATACAGCGCGGGATCAACCGGTTTATCGGGAAGTGGCGTCTTCAAGGCGCTCAACCCGTCCTGCAAAGCCAGCAGCGATGGGCGGTAGCCCACAGGATGGTGGCATACCCGGATTCCCTGCACCGGAGGCTGGGGATCAAGAGCGACTCCATCCTCAACCGACGGATACTTGCTCCCCTGGAGCGCTATTGGTGGAAACGCTGA
- a CDS encoding ABC transporter ATP-binding protein gives MLEVRDLRFAYGGGGFSLHIPELILRPGQSLGLGGPSGAGKTTVLKLLAGILAAQGGRVQIEGAVPDRAVRLARMGLVFQDFALVEYLTSWDNVLLPLRLTGRLQKDHEVRAASLLEAVEMAGHRDHLVSRLSQGERQRIAVVRALLHRPALLLADEPTSALDTRRRNLVAGLLQKELHEHGTMLVLVTHDLELHEQAQQKISVEAWCQPS, from the coding sequence ATGCTCGAAGTCCGCGACCTCCGTTTTGCTTATGGCGGGGGCGGCTTTTCCCTGCACATCCCGGAGCTCATCCTGAGACCGGGCCAGAGTCTGGGTCTGGGTGGGCCGAGCGGGGCGGGGAAGACGACCGTGCTCAAGCTGCTTGCCGGCATTCTGGCAGCGCAGGGCGGTCGCGTGCAGATTGAGGGGGCCGTGCCGGACCGGGCGGTCCGTCTGGCCCGAATGGGACTTGTTTTTCAGGACTTTGCCCTGGTGGAATACCTGACGTCCTGGGACAACGTGCTGCTGCCGCTCCGGCTCACGGGTCGTCTGCAAAAGGATCACGAGGTGCGGGCAGCATCTCTGTTGGAAGCGGTTGAGATGGCAGGGCATCGCGACCATCTGGTCTCCCGGCTCTCCCAGGGGGAGCGGCAGCGCATCGCCGTGGTGCGGGCTTTGTTGCATCGTCCGGCCTTGCTGCTGGCGGATGAGCCGACTTCTGCGCTGGACACCCGGCGGCGCAATCTGGTGGCGGGGTTGCTGCAAAAGGAACTGCACGAGCACGGGACGATGCTGGTGCTGGTGACGCACGACCTGGAGCTCCACGAGCAGGCCCAGCAGAAGATCAGTGTGGAGGCGTGGTGCCAGCCGTCATGA
- a CDS encoding GNAT family N-acetyltransferase produces MQKLAEFYQRTGRTGEILAGGVWSEETSLSLMSIPGMVPLRPSAKDLAGLLRQKGKMAAVFGCGHSTGRMVDAFVIRDRAYGEHSLQRQFRQQLRHAQKACHCRPLAWSEMPRLALPVNQATLRRRQKVNPWLTERQLWSRYCDAASQVPGLEVMGCFVGGEMAAYMVTWLHAGVSHGLQMAWSETFRQEHPTHALYYENVRTQMARSEVLAVSVGRQTAPAMAAVDRFKCHAGFVREPCRMGVVLHPVAAPILTHPWSRRSFRLLRERAGRRWPLLMNSEVFEVAAETRLL; encoded by the coding sequence ATGCAGAAGCTGGCAGAGTTCTACCAACGGACGGGCCGCACGGGCGAGATTCTGGCGGGGGGTGTCTGGTCAGAGGAGACCAGCCTCAGTCTCATGAGCATCCCCGGCATGGTGCCCTTGCGCCCCAGCGCGAAGGATCTGGCAGGGCTTCTCCGACAAAAGGGCAAAATGGCGGCAGTGTTTGGGTGCGGTCACAGCACAGGCCGGATGGTGGATGCCTTTGTCATCCGGGACCGCGCGTACGGCGAGCACTCCCTGCAAAGGCAGTTTCGCCAGCAGCTCCGCCACGCCCAGAAGGCATGCCACTGCCGGCCGCTTGCGTGGTCGGAAATGCCCCGGCTGGCACTGCCGGTGAACCAGGCAACTTTACGCCGGAGGCAGAAGGTCAACCCATGGCTTACGGAGCGACAGCTCTGGAGCCGCTACTGTGACGCCGCCTCCCAGGTGCCAGGACTTGAGGTCATGGGTTGCTTCGTAGGCGGAGAAATGGCGGCCTACATGGTCACCTGGCTGCATGCCGGAGTGAGCCACGGCCTGCAGATGGCGTGGTCAGAGACCTTCCGGCAGGAACATCCCACCCACGCCCTGTACTATGAGAATGTGCGGACACAGATGGCACGAAGCGAGGTGCTGGCAGTGTCTGTCGGGAGGCAGACCGCTCCCGCCATGGCGGCCGTGGACCGCTTCAAATGCCACGCAGGTTTTGTCCGCGAACCTTGCCGCATGGGCGTGGTGCTCCACCCCGTTGCCGCTCCGATCCTCACCCACCCGTGGTCGCGCAGATCATTCCGCCTGTTGCGTGAACGTGCAGGACGCCGATGGCCGCTGCTGATGAATTCTGAAGTATTTGAAGTGGCAGCGGAGACCCGCCTGCTTTGA
- the metF gene encoding methylenetetrahydrofolate reductase [NAD(P)H] has product MHIRDIFAQRRPTFSFEFFPPKTAETSQALYETISELEAFKPDFVSVTYGAGGTTRELTHDLVVRIKQTTSLDPIPHLTCVCHSEEDIGGILERYAEAGVSNILALGGDPPRGLANYEKAKDAFQHASDLVRFIRNFSGHPDNRGFGIGIAGFPEGHPATPNRLLEMDYLKAKVDAGADYICTQLFFDNRDFLDFRDRCHLAGINVPIIAGIMPISSASGMKRMAELAAGARFPAKLLKAISRCNGDEAAVERVGIHYATEQCADLLDHQADGFHFYTLNKSRATREIYASLGLKDSRSV; this is encoded by the coding sequence ATGCATATTCGCGACATCTTCGCCCAACGCCGCCCGACGTTCTCCTTTGAGTTCTTCCCGCCCAAGACTGCCGAAACCTCCCAGGCACTCTATGAAACCATCAGCGAGTTGGAAGCCTTCAAGCCGGACTTCGTCAGCGTGACCTACGGTGCAGGCGGAACGACGCGTGAGCTGACCCATGATCTGGTGGTGCGCATCAAGCAAACCACGTCCCTGGACCCCATTCCCCACCTCACCTGCGTGTGTCACAGTGAGGAGGACATCGGCGGCATCCTGGAGCGCTATGCTGAGGCCGGGGTAAGCAACATTCTCGCCCTCGGCGGGGATCCCCCGCGCGGTCTGGCCAACTATGAAAAGGCCAAGGACGCCTTCCAGCACGCTTCAGATCTGGTTCGCTTCATCCGCAATTTCTCCGGCCATCCCGACAACCGCGGCTTTGGCATCGGCATCGCCGGCTTCCCGGAAGGGCACCCCGCCACGCCGAACCGCCTGCTGGAGATGGACTACCTCAAGGCCAAGGTGGACGCCGGGGCGGACTACATCTGCACCCAGCTCTTCTTCGACAACCGAGATTTCCTCGACTTCCGCGACCGCTGCCATCTGGCTGGCATCAATGTCCCCATCATCGCCGGCATCATGCCCATCAGCAGCGCCTCCGGCATGAAGCGCATGGCCGAGCTGGCCGCAGGTGCCCGTTTCCCAGCCAAGCTGCTGAAGGCGATCTCCCGCTGCAATGGCGATGAAGCCGCCGTGGAGCGCGTGGGCATCCATTACGCCACAGAGCAGTGTGCAGATCTTTTGGATCATCAGGCAGATGGATTCCATTTCTACACGCTCAACAAGAGCCGTGCGACACGGGAGATTTACGCCAGTCTGGGGCTGAAAGACTCCCGGTCGGTTTGA
- a CDS encoding ABC transporter permease — MKGPLHLAWQYVAHYRVRTLLLSLALGLTLALPLAVRGLVQIAQTEMRSRAVATPLVLGAKGSPLELVLNALYFRRRGAGEIPQKQVQVIRSSGLASAIPLYVRYHAQQAPIVGTSLEYFDYRGLRIAQGRTLGRLGDCVVGARVARERGWQVGGKVNSSPEQVFDLAGIYPLRMTITGVLAESGTADDQAVFVDVKTAWLIEGKAHGHEDLVKAEDPNAVLSRTDQNVVGSKAVRMFSEVTAENLKSFHFHGNPDDFPLTAILVVPEDEKAQAILLGRYQKPDAAHQLVQPGVEMDALLATLVQAERFTVVLLVVLGVVVVLISTLVFALSFKMRRREFATLEDLGISRWRIATVKTAEVVMVGLLAAGLAGGITALVWWLGAGLVRMSLN, encoded by the coding sequence ATGAAAGGGCCCCTGCACCTCGCCTGGCAGTACGTGGCGCACTACCGCGTGCGCACGCTGTTGTTGAGCCTTGCACTGGGGCTGACGCTGGCGCTGCCGCTGGCCGTGCGCGGCCTCGTACAGATCGCCCAGACAGAGATGCGCTCACGTGCGGTGGCGACACCCCTGGTGCTGGGTGCAAAGGGCAGCCCGCTGGAACTGGTGCTCAATGCCCTCTATTTTCGCCGAAGGGGCGCGGGGGAGATCCCTCAGAAACAAGTGCAGGTGATCCGGTCCAGCGGCCTGGCGTCGGCCATCCCGCTGTACGTGCGTTATCATGCCCAGCAGGCCCCCATTGTGGGCACGAGCCTGGAATACTTTGACTATCGGGGACTGCGCATCGCGCAAGGACGCACGCTGGGCCGGCTGGGAGACTGCGTGGTGGGGGCGCGCGTGGCCCGGGAGCGCGGCTGGCAGGTGGGGGGCAAGGTGAACTCCTCGCCCGAGCAGGTGTTTGATCTGGCGGGCATTTACCCTCTGCGCATGACCATCACCGGAGTGCTGGCGGAGTCGGGGACGGCTGATGACCAGGCGGTCTTCGTGGATGTGAAAACGGCATGGTTGATTGAGGGCAAGGCCCACGGTCATGAGGACTTGGTGAAGGCCGAGGACCCGAACGCGGTGCTGTCCCGCACGGATCAGAATGTGGTGGGGAGCAAGGCGGTGCGGATGTTCAGCGAGGTCACGGCCGAGAATCTGAAGTCGTTTCACTTTCACGGGAATCCGGACGATTTCCCGCTCACCGCCATCCTCGTGGTGCCGGAGGATGAGAAGGCGCAGGCCATCCTGCTGGGGCGCTATCAAAAGCCGGATGCCGCCCATCAGTTGGTGCAGCCGGGCGTGGAAATGGATGCGCTGCTGGCCACCTTGGTGCAGGCAGAACGATTCACCGTGGTGCTGCTGGTGGTGTTGGGGGTGGTGGTGGTCTTGATCTCCACGCTGGTGTTTGCCCTCTCCTTCAAGATGCGGCGGCGGGAGTTTGCCACGCTGGAGGATCTGGGGATCAGCCGCTGGCGCATTGCGACGGTGAAGACGGCGGAGGTGGTCATGGTGGGCCTGCTGGCAGCGGGGCTGGCCGGGGGCATCACCGCGCTGGTCTGGTGGTTGGGGGCCGGGCTGGTCCGCATGAGTTTAAATTGA
- a CDS encoding ABC-F family ATP-binding cassette domain-containing protein, with amino-acid sequence MLAAENLGISYGPRRLFGELNFTIRAGERFSLAGPNGAGKSTLMKIIAGIEQQDEGKIIKAKSVTVGYLPQEGVEVKGRTLMAEAETAFEDAMELQRQFDEASEALGTYDTSSSEYIDALEVFGDLQIRLEHHDLSKMKPRIERVLMGLGFSHKDLDRLTDEFSGGWQMRIALAKLLLAEPSVLLLDEPTNHLDIETVVWLEDYLKNYPGAIILISHDRRLLDNLTNRTLAFEPGARATQYQGNYSFFVRESAARREQLERAKKNQDREIAKTQQFIDRFRAQANKASMVQSRIKALDKVERIELEVEADEIGFKFPQPPASGHTVMRMEGIAKSYDGVRYVLKPFDFEINKGDRLAIVGVNGAGKTTFSKILAGVEKATGGTRELGHNVRVGYYSQDHADALDGAKTVLETIEKSAKGMSEAQLRTLLGCFLFRGDDVFKLVKVLSGGERGRLALANMLLTPSNFLVLDEPTNHLDMRSQSVLQQALLDYSGSYAIVSHNRDFLDPVVTKTLEFRVGESPRLFHGNLSYYLEKKAEEKAKLASTSISFSSPAAVAKPAAMPVEIDNNSKERRRIEAQKRQQRAHILKPLQEKLEAVEGQIASLEQDKTELVKKMNSASFGTDAGEVMETTSRFSSIESALEKAFSQWSEVSEAIESAEKELG; translated from the coding sequence ATGCTTGCCGCAGAAAACCTTGGTATCTCATATGGCCCCCGCCGTCTGTTTGGAGAATTGAACTTCACCATCCGGGCCGGGGAGCGCTTTTCCCTGGCCGGGCCCAACGGGGCGGGCAAGTCCACGTTGATGAAGATCATTGCGGGGATCGAGCAGCAGGACGAGGGGAAGATCATCAAGGCGAAGTCGGTGACGGTGGGGTACCTGCCCCAGGAAGGGGTGGAGGTGAAGGGGCGCACCCTGATGGCGGAGGCGGAGACGGCGTTTGAGGACGCGATGGAGCTGCAGCGCCAGTTTGACGAGGCAAGCGAGGCTCTGGGGACCTACGACACGTCCTCCAGCGAGTACATCGACGCTCTTGAGGTCTTTGGGGACCTCCAGATCCGCCTGGAGCACCACGACCTCTCGAAAATGAAGCCGCGCATCGAGCGCGTGCTGATGGGCTTGGGCTTTTCCCACAAGGATCTGGACCGGCTCACGGATGAATTCAGCGGCGGCTGGCAGATGCGCATCGCCCTGGCCAAGCTGCTCCTCGCAGAGCCCAGCGTGCTGCTGCTGGATGAACCGACGAACCACCTGGACATCGAGACGGTGGTCTGGCTGGAAGACTATCTGAAGAACTACCCCGGTGCGATCATCCTGATCAGCCACGACCGGCGTCTCCTCGACAACCTGACCAACCGTACCCTGGCCTTCGAGCCGGGCGCCCGGGCCACCCAGTACCAGGGCAACTACTCCTTCTTTGTCCGGGAGAGCGCGGCTCGCCGCGAGCAGCTGGAGCGGGCCAAGAAGAACCAGGACCGCGAGATCGCCAAGACGCAGCAGTTCATCGACCGTTTCCGCGCCCAGGCCAACAAGGCGTCCATGGTGCAGAGCCGCATCAAGGCGCTCGACAAGGTGGAACGGATCGAGCTGGAAGTGGAGGCGGACGAGATCGGCTTCAAGTTCCCGCAACCTCCGGCGAGTGGTCACACGGTGATGCGCATGGAGGGGATCGCCAAGAGTTATGACGGCGTGCGTTATGTCCTGAAGCCCTTCGACTTTGAAATCAACAAGGGCGACCGGCTGGCGATTGTGGGGGTGAACGGCGCGGGGAAGACCACGTTCAGCAAGATCCTGGCCGGGGTGGAAAAGGCCACGGGCGGCACCCGGGAGCTGGGGCACAACGTGCGGGTGGGCTACTATTCGCAGGACCACGCCGATGCGCTCGACGGTGCCAAGACGGTGCTGGAAACGATTGAGAAATCCGCAAAGGGCATGTCCGAGGCGCAGCTCCGCACCCTGCTGGGATGTTTCCTCTTCCGCGGGGATGACGTATTCAAGCTGGTGAAGGTGCTGAGTGGTGGGGAGCGCGGACGCCTGGCCCTGGCCAACATGCTGCTCACGCCCTCCAACTTCCTGGTGCTGGACGAACCGACCAACCACCTGGACATGCGCTCCCAGTCGGTACTGCAGCAGGCGCTGCTGGACTACTCTGGCAGCTACGCCATCGTCTCTCACAATCGTGATTTCCTTGATCCCGTGGTGACGAAGACGCTGGAGTTCCGCGTGGGCGAGTCCCCCCGGCTCTTTCATGGCAACCTGAGCTACTATCTGGAAAAGAAGGCGGAGGAGAAGGCGAAGCTGGCCTCGACCAGCATCAGTTTCAGCAGCCCCGCCGCAGTCGCCAAACCCGCGGCCATGCCGGTGGAGATCGACAACAACTCCAAGGAGCGCCGCCGGATCGAGGCGCAGAAGCGCCAGCAACGGGCGCACATCTTGAAGCCGCTGCAGGAGAAGCTGGAGGCGGTGGAGGGGCAGATCGCGAGCCTGGAGCAGGACAAGACGGAGCTGGTGAAGAAGATGAACAGCGCCTCGTTTGGCACCGATGCCGGGGAGGTGATGGAGACGACAAGCCGCTTCTCATCCATCGAAAGCGCACTGGAAAAGGCCTTCTCCCAATGGTCGGAAGTGAGCGAGGCCATTGAGAGTGCGGAGAAGGAGCTCGGCTGA
- a CDS encoding DUF4407 domain-containing protein: MNQPGFFARVFIWLSGASDVNLRECPPWEVRKYVAFGATVLVPCVFAFIAAAYAISTLTTDWNVIFGVAGVWAFIILTVDRALLATYRAYQSFFRKVSQFFLRLVVAGLMGITISHPLTLLLFKDTIASVIEKDREIELNAVRTTAVEQKKVVEEKITALDGEIAKARQKWDESFSAKFLVGDETNGEKKPLTDEERRAKAELEKQIAEAKAPTVEKLKAAEKEITDLTTQSVRLQSELDFWQKEFERELNGQRSGIIGLGPRAKSIQSDQLAWRRDESKRVAGMLEARTLERTQLQAESLSIEQTLTAAAEVKAMEQAARVKQEQARIEGLRQQVQQQQADQFVDQQNQMRATLKTQIDTRLEQMEQMQKELTKIGEDERARMDKIRDEPRRDILKQTLALHRVFREGSEGGQFALTAYVVLSLLFMLVDTIPLMVKFFAKAGPYDTLVDCDEVRFDKEREAFLKSYHRYMDELANGRLLHLTRNKPLEQALIEGVDRSKAAKEFLETLMDLEQTFQERMRSQEETMAGASAHFSSAERQAMLRHMADTFYGDLRGRMEQFFDQGASKSASSV, translated from the coding sequence ATGAACCAGCCAGGTTTCTTTGCCCGTGTCTTTATCTGGCTTTCCGGCGCCAGTGATGTGAACCTGCGCGAGTGCCCACCATGGGAGGTGCGCAAGTATGTGGCCTTTGGGGCGACGGTGCTGGTGCCGTGCGTGTTCGCCTTTATCGCGGCGGCGTACGCCATCTCCACTCTCACGACGGACTGGAACGTCATCTTCGGCGTGGCGGGGGTGTGGGCCTTCATCATTCTCACGGTGGACCGGGCCCTGCTGGCCACGTACCGCGCCTACCAGTCTTTCTTCCGGAAGGTCAGCCAGTTTTTCCTCCGCCTCGTGGTGGCGGGGCTCATGGGCATTACCATCTCCCACCCGCTGACCCTGCTGCTCTTCAAGGACACCATTGCCTCAGTGATCGAGAAAGATCGCGAGATCGAGCTCAACGCCGTGCGGACGACTGCGGTGGAACAGAAGAAGGTGGTGGAGGAAAAGATCACCGCGCTGGACGGAGAGATTGCCAAGGCGCGGCAGAAGTGGGACGAGAGCTTCAGTGCCAAGTTCCTGGTGGGTGACGAGACCAACGGGGAGAAGAAACCGCTCACGGATGAGGAGAGGCGCGCCAAGGCGGAACTGGAGAAGCAGATCGCCGAGGCCAAGGCCCCCACGGTGGAAAAGCTGAAGGCGGCGGAAAAGGAAATAACGGATCTCACCACCCAGTCCGTCCGTTTGCAGTCGGAGCTGGATTTTTGGCAGAAGGAGTTCGAGCGGGAGCTGAACGGTCAGCGGAGCGGCATCATCGGCCTGGGGCCGCGCGCCAAGAGCATCCAGAGTGACCAGCTGGCGTGGCGGCGTGACGAAAGCAAGCGTGTGGCAGGCATGCTGGAGGCACGCACCCTGGAGCGCACGCAGTTGCAGGCGGAGTCGCTGAGCATCGAGCAGACCCTGACGGCGGCGGCCGAGGTGAAGGCCATGGAGCAGGCGGCCAGGGTGAAGCAGGAACAGGCCCGGATCGAAGGCCTGCGCCAGCAGGTGCAGCAGCAGCAGGCGGACCAGTTTGTGGATCAGCAGAACCAGATGCGCGCCACGCTCAAGACCCAGATTGACACCCGGCTGGAGCAGATGGAGCAAATGCAAAAGGAGCTGACGAAGATCGGCGAGGATGAGCGCGCGCGCATGGACAAGATCCGCGATGAACCGCGCCGCGACATTCTGAAGCAGACGCTCGCGCTGCACCGGGTGTTCCGCGAGGGATCCGAAGGCGGCCAGTTCGCGCTCACCGCGTATGTTGTTTTGTCCCTGCTCTTCATGCTGGTGGACACCATCCCGCTGATGGTGAAATTCTTTGCCAAGGCAGGGCCCTATGACACGCTGGTGGATTGTGATGAGGTGCGGTTTGACAAAGAGCGTGAGGCCTTCCTGAAAAGCTACCATCGGTACATGGATGAGCTGGCCAACGGCCGGTTGTTGCACCTGACGCGGAACAAGCCGCTGGAGCAGGCGCTGATTGAGGGGGTGGACCGCTCCAAGGCAGCCAAGGAGTTCCTGGAAACTCTCATGGACCTGGAGCAGACTTTTCAGGAGCGCATGCGCTCACAGGAGGAGACCATGGCAGGAGCCAGCGCGCATTTCTCCAGTGCGGAACGTCAGGCAATGCTGCGGCACATGGCCGACACGTTCTATGGCGATCTGCGTGGACGCATGGAGCAGTTCTTTGATCAGGGGGCGAGCAAGTCAGCGAGTTCGGTGTGA